The genomic window TTCATTCACCAGTTTTCCGCCGGTCTGCACGCCCGCATGGTGCGCTACCGCAATGCCTACAGCTATCGTTCCCGGCTGGGCAAGATCAGGGCGAGCACGAAGGCTGCTCTCGGCGTGGTGTTCAATCCGCCGGAATTTGAGGTCGAGTTCGAGGCGGCCGGCATGCGGGAGCGCCGCAGGGTGTCGGCGATCTCGGTCTCCAACAATCCCTTCGGCGAGAATGCGCTGCTGCTTTACGCCGATAATCTCAGAAGCGGCGAACTCGGCTTCTACACGGCAAATCCGCTGAAGCCCCTCGGTGTCGCCCGTCTCGCCATAGACATGTTGCGCGGCAAGGTCCGCGAGAATGCCGACGTCATGGTGATGCATCCGGCTGAAGTGCATCTCCATTTCCCCAAACTGCGCTCCAAGGCCAATTGTGTCATGGACGGCGAACTCCTGCCGCTCCAACGCGACGTTTCCATCCGGCTGCATCCAGGCGAATTGAAGGTCCTGGTCAAGCAGGGTCTCGCTGCTCAGGTGGACGCCAGCGAACGC from Rhizobium sp. Pop5 includes these protein-coding regions:
- a CDS encoding diacylglycerol kinase family protein; the encoded protein is MKLVGFFNRDGGTFKTTDMSAYEKRAEAAFREAGHDFDAIVFSGKEIIPAMERAAKRDDIDGIVAGGGDGTISAAASIAWKNGIALGVVPAGTMNLFARSLRVPLDIWQALDVLATGEIDNVDIASANGRPFIHQFSAGLHARMVRYRNAYSYRSRLGKIRASTKAALGVVFNPPEFEVEFEAAGMRERRRVSAISVSNNPFGENALLLYADNLRSGELGFYTANPLKPLGVARLAIDMLRGKVRENADVMVMHPAEVHLHFPKLRSKANCVMDGELLPLQRDVSIRLHPGELKVLVKQGLAAQVDASERREPAA